Proteins encoded by one window of Acetivibrio thermocellus ATCC 27405:
- a CDS encoding NUDIX hydrolase: MSESKKVNKQGLTEEEFLESYDASKYERPSVTVDMLIFTVTNEKKENYRKLPEKVLRLLMIKRADHPYIGQWALPGGFIKMDESLEEGALRELKEETNIDNIYMEQLYTWGDVNRDPRTRIISVSYMALVDSSNLNIKASDDADDAKWFTVSCNLYQEQKTLTEKGYILQRLYNLRLSDEEDNLSAVIKVVKTVEGRVSRVEREIVESHGIAFDHAKIIEYAVERLRNKIEYTDIAFNLMPERFTLTELQQVYEVILGRELLKANFRRKIANMVIETNEYTKDAGHRPSKLFRFNPNWNDISE, translated from the coding sequence ATGAGCGAAAGTAAGAAGGTTAACAAACAAGGACTTACTGAAGAGGAATTTTTGGAATCTTATGATGCGAGCAAGTATGAAAGGCCGTCAGTTACGGTGGATATGCTGATTTTTACGGTTACCAATGAAAAGAAGGAAAATTACAGGAAGCTTCCGGAAAAGGTTTTAAGACTGCTTATGATTAAAAGGGCGGATCATCCGTATATAGGACAATGGGCTCTTCCGGGCGGTTTTATAAAAATGGATGAGAGCCTGGAAGAGGGAGCTTTGAGGGAGCTGAAAGAAGAGACAAATATTGACAATATATATATGGAGCAGCTTTATACCTGGGGAGATGTAAACAGGGATCCGCGTACAAGGATAATAAGTGTTTCGTATATGGCATTGGTGGACAGTTCCAATCTGAATATTAAAGCCAGTGATGACGCCGACGATGCAAAGTGGTTTACCGTATCATGCAATTTATATCAGGAACAAAAAACGTTAACGGAAAAGGGATATATTCTTCAGCGCTTGTATAACCTGAGGCTGTCCGATGAAGAAGACAATCTTTCGGCAGTTATAAAGGTTGTAAAAACCGTTGAGGGCAGAGTGTCCAGAGTGGAGAGGGAAATTGTTGAGTCACACGGTATTGCGTTTGACCATGCAAAGATTATAGAGTACGCCGTCGAAAGGCTGCGCAATAAAATTGAGTATACGGATATTGCTTTTAACCTTATGCCGGAGAGGTTTACTTTGACGGAACTTCAGCAGGTGTACGAGGTTATTCTGGGTAGGGAGCTGTTAAAAGCCAATTTCAGAAGAAAAATAGCCAATATGGTAATTGAGACGAATGAGTACACCAAAGATGCGGGACACAGGCCTTCCAAACTGTTCCGATTCAATCCGAATTGGAATGATATTTCCGAATAG
- a CDS encoding CDIF630_02480 family spore surface protein produces MSKNNYKQKNMAVPIEKHNTAAWANIEKKKPESGVPIPSEIQVENAKEYADSNQK; encoded by the coding sequence ATGTCAAAAAACAATTATAAACAAAAAAACATGGCAGTACCAATTGAAAAGCACAACACAGCGGCCTGGGCAAACATCGAAAAGAAAAAACCCGAGTCAGGGGTTCCCATTCCCAGTGAAATTCAAGTGGAAAACGCCAAGGAATATGCCGATTCAAATCAAAAATAA
- a CDS encoding VWA domain-containing protein produces the protein MIFYYDEENDTIKFLETEVDEETNTIKTTVDHFSIYGVIDIVRFAQSWGIKDILDKLLNPGGETIPPVAEIGQADIVFVIDTTGSMGSVINNVKNNITNFANTLMENNVDVRLGLIDYKDLEEDGMDSTKNLGWFDNVSDFIASVNNMRATGGGDAPESTVDALEEARRMDFRPGVNKFIMLFTDVSYKESTRFEDVQSMKTVIEKLKEDKIVVSAIVPSGYESLYRNLYTETGGVYANITQAFSSALQSLISNIASVTHGDGVWIRLSNGMLKKLEGVSSKEELLEMASGGYLSVGDLFFEEVTVDFFGLKVKTFREAFNKNAVDVRITPTSGYSGGMYTVDAVATIVTKQQVDKAVLLFRLLNGNWMQYNAGLDSKFIMSKYNFKLPEEYPERLNDLFIGYRTSLNILDSGLREFKVVLFDKEGRIIVESAVNKVKVESSIKWTGDLSPLETVIGTKNFSIAQNANLLAGEKIALFLRKDGEQFPVMVDSSEQKYKREQNNYNFSFVSNDWDAVNKRPKYTNGVYWISVHITDGSGKSLIKSDERKIKINNIWISEYYNSGQNKDIYDIKKRLNELGYFGQNNLQLTVNTVFDYNTSFAVSEFKRVNRINDNGIFKGVVCDQTWNVLFSDSALRNDKSPSAGSGEWNFQSLKERLRFLSAAELEKEISDASKEKRSLSPSAELTKRLNLINSRIANDWVSNGVTKTRFAKRYLDQCAKNGITPPAEYNTEAKVIKALTWNDEKIEKLYRNSLQFQNLDIDPRLLLAIIIQEGTGSFNTNPEVKDSNGGHYIQPDFEKDLKAALDNQFLRKANAYRYYGEQFSEFVSGLKVSQPNLTSGKGNLYQFLNYATMAATVDLNTNEIIELKPHGVYATHDGWWKNVEAVFNSLVDNNGEKPAEKYSNLFKSSKKVPLKSGYSKPTVVFKLEWINEVIYNSKTEKYDPGYTIKATLASQTTPEEPKPTENVFPLKYGDTSAVKGSYIKEVHDLLSKNLGSGLEYLKIADGDAGYGKNYGPKTTALVKLYQSQNGAAVNGQIDEATLNKLRKGEWKVVAPSEGKYVIKGSYQDSYFELVVDKAPDISDTGDFSLKLKRLVEEYTDFNINGVKVKLPYYQTVGTRYGGKSTPEQIRNFILGKTTDPSKFQSVADDPENRHKVGVDCSGLVAYVLNEATEGAIHKTHGQTGYANGISAAALTNTKLGQKITRAKDIVPGAIMNTDDGGHVIVIYEVVKTNGKVTQIKYAHSNGKHGPHKGYIDIGDENQDLDGSAQTWHDISYTDQKAKELYTYTILRNEVIEYLKK, from the coding sequence GTGATTTTTTATTATGATGAGGAAAATGACACTATTAAGTTTTTAGAAACGGAAGTGGATGAGGAAACAAATACGATAAAAACAACGGTTGATCATTTTAGTATTTATGGTGTTATAGATATAGTAAGGTTTGCACAGAGTTGGGGTATAAAAGACATTTTGGATAAACTTTTAAACCCTGGTGGAGAAACCATACCGCCTGTTGCTGAAATAGGACAGGCAGATATAGTTTTTGTTATTGATACGACCGGTTCGATGGGCTCAGTAATTAATAATGTGAAAAACAATATTACAAACTTTGCCAACACATTAATGGAAAATAATGTAGATGTGAGATTGGGGTTAATAGATTACAAGGATTTAGAAGAAGATGGCATGGATTCTACTAAAAACCTTGGATGGTTTGACAATGTAAGTGATTTTATTGCAAGTGTAAACAATATGAGGGCAACCGGAGGAGGAGATGCTCCTGAATCTACCGTGGATGCATTGGAAGAAGCAAGAAGAATGGATTTCAGGCCCGGTGTAAATAAATTTATTATGCTTTTTACTGACGTGTCATATAAAGAATCTACAAGATTTGAAGATGTTCAGTCAATGAAGACAGTGATAGAAAAGTTAAAAGAAGATAAAATTGTCGTATCAGCAATTGTACCTTCCGGTTATGAGTCATTGTATAGGAATTTGTATACTGAAACAGGCGGTGTTTACGCAAATATAACACAAGCTTTTTCTTCCGCGCTCCAATCGCTTATTAGCAACATAGCCAGTGTAACCCATGGTGACGGTGTCTGGATAAGGTTATCCAACGGAATGTTAAAAAAACTGGAAGGAGTTTCGAGCAAAGAAGAATTGCTTGAGATGGCATCGGGAGGATACCTTTCTGTCGGCGATTTGTTTTTTGAAGAAGTTACGGTAGATTTTTTCGGATTGAAAGTAAAAACTTTCAGGGAAGCTTTTAACAAAAATGCCGTGGATGTCAGAATAACTCCCACAAGTGGATATTCAGGGGGTATGTATACAGTTGATGCGGTAGCTACAATTGTAACAAAACAGCAGGTGGATAAAGCGGTATTGTTATTCAGGCTGTTAAACGGAAACTGGATGCAATATAATGCCGGTCTTGATTCGAAATTTATTATGAGTAAGTATAATTTTAAATTGCCTGAAGAATATCCGGAACGCTTGAATGATTTGTTTATTGGATACAGAACCAGTTTAAATATTCTGGATTCGGGATTAAGGGAGTTTAAAGTTGTTTTGTTTGACAAAGAAGGCAGGATAATTGTTGAGTCAGCAGTAAATAAAGTAAAGGTGGAAAGTTCAATCAAGTGGACAGGGGATTTATCACCGCTGGAAACAGTAATCGGCACCAAAAACTTTTCCATAGCTCAAAATGCCAATCTTCTGGCCGGTGAAAAAATTGCTTTGTTTTTACGTAAAGATGGCGAACAGTTTCCGGTAATGGTTGATTCGTCCGAACAAAAATACAAACGCGAGCAAAATAACTATAATTTCAGTTTCGTATCAAATGATTGGGATGCTGTAAATAAGAGGCCTAAATATACTAATGGTGTATATTGGATATCTGTACATATAACGGATGGGAGTGGCAAATCTCTTATTAAGTCTGATGAGAGAAAGATAAAAATAAATAACATTTGGATTTCTGAATACTACAATAGCGGACAAAACAAGGATATTTATGATATTAAAAAGAGATTGAATGAATTGGGATATTTTGGCCAGAATAATTTGCAGTTGACTGTCAATACAGTATTTGATTATAATACTTCTTTTGCTGTCAGTGAATTTAAGAGAGTTAATCGTATAAATGACAACGGAATATTTAAAGGTGTTGTATGTGACCAAACATGGAATGTACTGTTTTCAGATTCTGCATTAAGGAATGATAAGTCGCCTTCTGCAGGTTCCGGTGAATGGAATTTCCAGAGCCTGAAAGAAAGACTGAGATTTTTGTCCGCGGCAGAATTGGAAAAGGAAATTTCAGATGCCAGCAAGGAAAAAAGGTCCTTGTCTCCAAGTGCTGAGCTGACTAAAAGATTGAATCTCATTAATTCAAGAATAGCGAATGACTGGGTATCCAATGGCGTAACCAAAACAAGATTTGCCAAAAGGTATCTTGACCAGTGTGCAAAAAACGGCATAACACCACCTGCCGAGTATAACACTGAGGCTAAGGTTATTAAAGCATTGACATGGAATGATGAGAAAATTGAGAAGCTGTATAGAAATTCATTGCAATTCCAAAATCTGGATATTGATCCAAGGCTGCTTCTGGCGATAATAATTCAGGAGGGTACAGGAAGTTTTAATACAAATCCGGAGGTAAAGGACAGTAATGGCGGACATTATATCCAGCCGGATTTTGAAAAAGATTTGAAAGCTGCATTGGACAATCAATTTTTGAGAAAAGCAAATGCATATAGGTACTATGGGGAGCAGTTCTCTGAATTTGTAAGTGGTTTAAAGGTTTCACAGCCTAATTTAACCAGCGGAAAAGGTAATTTGTATCAATTCCTAAATTATGCTACAATGGCGGCAACGGTTGATCTCAATACTAATGAAATAATTGAGCTTAAACCCCATGGAGTATATGCAACTCATGATGGCTGGTGGAAAAATGTGGAAGCTGTTTTCAATTCATTGGTGGACAACAATGGAGAGAAACCTGCTGAAAAGTATTCGAATTTGTTTAAGAGCTCAAAAAAGGTACCTTTAAAAAGTGGCTATTCAAAACCGACAGTTGTGTTTAAATTGGAGTGGATAAATGAAGTAATATACAATAGCAAGACCGAGAAATATGACCCGGGTTATACAATTAAAGCGACACTGGCTTCACAGACTACACCGGAGGAACCAAAGCCGACGGAGAATGTATTCCCTCTGAAATATGGTGATACCAGTGCCGTAAAAGGTAGCTACATCAAAGAAGTTCATGATTTACTTAGCAAAAACCTTGGAAGCGGTCTGGAATATCTTAAAATTGCAGATGGTGATGCGGGTTATGGAAAAAACTATGGACCAAAAACTACAGCTTTGGTGAAATTATATCAGAGTCAAAACGGTGCCGCAGTTAACGGGCAAATAGATGAAGCTACTCTGAATAAGCTGAGGAAAGGTGAATGGAAAGTTGTAGCACCCAGTGAAGGAAAATATGTAATAAAGGGTTCTTATCAGGATTCTTACTTTGAACTTGTTGTTGATAAAGCTCCTGATATTTCTGATACTGGAGACTTTAGCTTAAAGCTGAAAAGACTGGTGGAAGAATATACCGATTTTAATATTAACGGGGTTAAAGTTAAATTGCCTTACTATCAGACTGTGGGCACACGTTATGGAGGTAAATCAACACCGGAACAGATAAGAAATTTCATACTTGGAAAAACAACAGATCCGTCCAAATTCCAGAGTGTTGCAGATGACCCTGAAAACAGGCATAAAGTTGGAGTTGACTGTTCGGGACTGGTAGCTTATGTGCTTAATGAAGCAACAGAAGGAGCGATTCACAAAACCCACGGGCAAACCGGTTATGCAAATGGAATTAGTGCGGCAGCCCTCACAAACACTAAACTTGGACAGAAAATAACCAGGGCGAAAGATATTGTTCCGGGAGCTATAATGAATACTGATGACGGCGGTCATGTTATCGTAATATATGAAGTTGTAAAAACAAACGGAAAAGTTACTCAAATAAAATATGCACATTCTAATGGCAAACACGGGCCTCATAAAGGATACATTGACATAGGAGATGAAAATCAGGACTTGGACGGAAGTGCACAAACGTGGCATGATATTTCATATACGGACCAAAAAGCTAAAGAGCTTTATACCTATACCATTTTGCGTAATGAAGTCATAGAATATTTGAAAAAATAA
- a CDS encoding Hsp20/alpha crystallin family protein has product MFGIVPFGRRGMGVSRRGRDLFDIDSFFDDFFDDRFFPAFYGGNQIKVDIRENDKEYILEADIPGVDKENITVEVNGDVLTISAKWDEQTEIKKENYLRRERRASSMSRSFTLENVDSDRITAKHENGVLTLILPKKEPRSRGRRINIS; this is encoded by the coding sequence ATGTTCGGCATAGTACCTTTTGGAAGAAGAGGAATGGGTGTTAGCAGAAGAGGCAGAGATCTTTTTGATATTGACAGCTTTTTTGACGACTTTTTCGATGACCGCTTCTTTCCCGCATTCTATGGCGGCAATCAGATAAAAGTTGATATAAGAGAAAATGATAAAGAATATATACTTGAGGCTGATATACCCGGAGTAGATAAAGAAAACATCACTGTTGAAGTTAACGGTGATGTACTTACAATAAGTGCAAAATGGGATGAACAGACGGAAATAAAGAAAGAAAACTACTTAAGAAGAGAAAGAAGGGCAAGTTCAATGTCAAGGTCCTTTACTCTTGAGAATGTTGACAGTGACAGAATTACTGCAAAACACGAAAACGGAGTGCTGACACTGATATTGCCGAAGAAAGAACCCCGCTCAAGAGGAAGAAGAATCAATATTTCTTAA
- a CDS encoding M56 family metallopeptidase produces the protein MSKLFLSVLNMSFTASYVILCVILVRLLLKKAPKFISYALWGVVAFRLIVPFSFESMFSLLPRNMNAAPILHGVIYQQSPTVVSGMEVMDSFSGQSLPVSNMGASANSSHVYIEIAAYIWVLGITALLVYSLVSFLKLKRQLKSAKLVDKNIFEAKNLKTPFVFGLINPRIYLPAGLDATERRYILLHEQIHIRRKDYIIKILAFLILSIHWFNPLVWIAFRLMSKDMELSCDERVLKEMDENIKKPYAASLLSLATERHILNGSPLAFGEGNVKDRIKNVLSYKKPAFWVITVALALAIVVGFGLLANPYVAKPDEDKYISQLLKNKTEYVGDNSKVGGIIFLLKFPKNVSYDFFELFTDKEPYGVNINLKTDTETKNLYVGEENRQQFQSNAVIMFSLIGNVEYISFTLDDGLEPYSIRYTREWANNQWGKDVRDFAKSEEEFSKLIDAAYGIGKNEDKL, from the coding sequence ATGAGTAAATTATTTCTCTCCGTTTTAAATATGAGCTTTACAGCAAGCTATGTAATTCTGTGCGTGATACTTGTCAGGCTGTTACTTAAAAAAGCTCCAAAATTCATATCCTATGCTTTGTGGGGAGTTGTTGCCTTCCGCTTAATAGTTCCGTTTTCTTTTGAAAGCATGTTTAGTCTTCTGCCTCGAAATATGAATGCGGCTCCGATTCTTCATGGTGTCATCTATCAGCAAAGTCCGACGGTTGTCAGCGGGATGGAAGTAATGGATTCTTTTTCAGGCCAATCACTTCCTGTATCCAACATGGGAGCAAGCGCAAATTCCTCGCACGTTTACATAGAAATAGCAGCATATATATGGGTTTTGGGAATAACAGCATTGCTTGTTTATAGTTTAGTGTCGTTTTTAAAACTAAAAAGGCAGCTTAAAAGTGCAAAGCTTGTAGACAAAAATATCTTCGAAGCAAAGAATTTGAAAACTCCCTTTGTATTTGGATTAATAAATCCCAGGATATATTTACCGGCCGGGCTTGATGCCACTGAGAGAAGATATATTTTGCTGCACGAACAAATCCATATCAGGCGCAAAGATTATATTATTAAAATATTAGCTTTTTTAATACTGTCCATACACTGGTTTAATCCTCTTGTTTGGATTGCGTTCAGATTAATGAGCAAGGATATGGAACTTTCCTGTGATGAAAGAGTGCTGAAAGAAATGGATGAAAATATTAAAAAACCTTATGCTGCTTCTTTGCTGTCCCTGGCAACTGAAAGGCATATTTTAAATGGAAGTCCGTTGGCTTTTGGCGAGGGAAATGTAAAGGACAGAATCAAGAATGTATTAAGTTATAAAAAACCGGCTTTTTGGGTGATTACAGTTGCTTTAGCTTTAGCCATAGTTGTTGGATTTGGTTTGCTGGCTAATCCTTACGTGGCTAAACCGGATGAAGATAAGTATATATCGCAGCTTTTAAAAAATAAAACCGAATATGTAGGCGATAACTCAAAAGTCGGCGGTATCATCTTTTTATTAAAATTTCCTAAAAACGTAAGTTATGATTTTTTTGAGCTTTTTACTGACAAGGAACCTTATGGAGTAAATATCAATTTGAAAACGGATACAGAAACCAAAAATTTATATGTTGGTGAAGAAAACCGGCAGCAGTTTCAAAGTAATGCCGTGATTATGTTTTCTCTGATTGGAAATGTTGAATATATCAGTTTTACACTTGATGATGGATTGGAGCCGTATTCTATACGGTACACGCGTGAATGGGCGAATAATCAATGGGGTAAGGATGTGCGCGATTTTGCCAAAAGCGAGGAGGAATTCAGCAAGTTAATTGATGCCGCATACGGCATTGGCAAAAATGAAGATAAACTGTAA
- a CDS encoding S-layer homology domain-containing protein has protein sequence MSFFRGRLISLALVLAIIMQLFANFAFAEPTEKNTIFFRDISGHWAEESIKYLAERGLVKGYLTDNGYIIKPDTYITRAEYLTVLLNTKPNLKVVSDKVKLFVDVKDNDWYKEVVDKASSNGILEGYPDGSFKPNNPITRAEISALMVKINNWNEKDITEDADVFSDVQKNSWYYAAVLTCKLKKIINGYPDGTFKPGNYASRAEAFALLANYVRNFIDKDLDEEPEKTPGTTHDVVSPTPNPGTPSLPSSGSGSTIEKGPFKGKTVDDFLYVSGGDFKILNEEQKKITFEGLVDKENVKKMYYNVEYYGFDTDTPKMEKNNITDGLIIAGPDEENKGTFNENQIPYSWVLKDFEVNKSYFKIYIKLVIEDEYGNKLTKILAIINDKDSDGDGLSDYEEVYIYNTNPLNYDTDGDKLSDYEEINIYGTDPLNSDTDEDGLTDYEEMKAWVILELGTIVSIFYNAPEYEDMGTEGVELAAEKFGYKEEQIILGLDPLNPDTDGDGLPDGYEFRILGTDPTRKVTYGANVPDVDLDMDKDGLSNWDEFLYGTDPWLKDTDGDGISDYDEIRTYKTDPLNPDTDGDGLEDGLELEQGFDPLKSDTGNSGVLDSEKFVSMNLSEETLSDVLTPENRAIPSIKVFGVPDFDINTTVENASEHESVKNIVGVVGFPIDIKTDEDFESAQISFKISEEV, from the coding sequence ATGAGTTTTTTTAGGGGGAGGCTAATATCTTTAGCGCTTGTACTTGCAATTATAATGCAATTATTTGCAAACTTTGCTTTTGCAGAGCCGACCGAAAAGAACACTATATTTTTCAGAGACATATCAGGACACTGGGCGGAAGAATCAATCAAGTACCTGGCAGAACGTGGCTTGGTAAAAGGCTATTTGACTGACAACGGATACATAATTAAACCTGATACGTACATAACAAGAGCTGAATATCTTACCGTTCTTTTAAATACAAAACCGAATCTCAAGGTTGTAAGTGATAAAGTAAAATTATTTGTTGACGTAAAAGATAATGATTGGTACAAAGAAGTGGTTGATAAAGCATCAAGTAATGGAATTCTCGAAGGATATCCCGATGGAAGTTTCAAGCCTAATAATCCGATTACCAGGGCAGAAATTTCTGCGTTAATGGTAAAAATCAACAATTGGAACGAAAAGGATATTACTGAGGATGCTGATGTGTTTTCTGATGTTCAAAAGAATTCATGGTACTATGCAGCTGTTTTAACGTGTAAGTTAAAGAAGATAATAAATGGATATCCGGATGGCACTTTCAAACCGGGAAACTATGCATCAAGAGCGGAAGCTTTTGCTTTGCTTGCAAATTATGTCAGGAATTTTATTGACAAGGATTTGGATGAAGAGCCTGAAAAAACTCCCGGTACAACTCATGACGTGGTTTCACCGACTCCAAACCCTGGCACACCGTCTTTACCATCTTCCGGTTCCGGTTCAACAATTGAAAAAGGGCCGTTTAAAGGTAAAACAGTTGATGACTTTTTATACGTATCCGGCGGAGACTTTAAAATTTTGAATGAAGAACAGAAAAAGATCACCTTTGAAGGTTTGGTTGACAAGGAAAATGTAAAAAAGATGTACTACAATGTGGAATACTATGGATTCGACACGGATACGCCCAAAATGGAAAAAAACAATATTACAGACGGATTAATTATAGCAGGGCCTGATGAAGAAAACAAAGGAACATTTAATGAAAATCAAATCCCGTACAGTTGGGTACTTAAAGATTTTGAAGTTAATAAGAGCTATTTTAAGATTTACATTAAACTGGTGATAGAAGACGAATACGGAAATAAACTTACTAAAATTTTGGCAATTATAAATGATAAGGATTCTGACGGGGATGGATTGTCAGACTATGAAGAGGTGTACATATATAATACAAATCCGTTGAATTACGATACAGATGGGGATAAACTTTCAGACTATGAAGAAATTAATATTTATGGAACAGATCCGTTAAATTCAGATACAGATGAAGATGGTTTGACGGATTATGAGGAAATGAAAGCATGGGTTATTTTAGAATTAGGTACAATAGTATCAATTTTTTATAATGCTCCCGAATACGAAGATATGGGAACTGAAGGCGTGGAGCTGGCAGCTGAAAAATTCGGCTATAAAGAAGAGCAGATAATTTTGGGATTGGATCCATTAAATCCTGATACGGACGGAGACGGACTTCCTGATGGCTATGAATTCAGGATATTGGGAACTGATCCGACACGCAAAGTAACTTATGGTGCGAATGTGCCGGATGTTGATCTTGACATGGATAAAGACGGGCTTTCAAACTGGGATGAATTTTTATATGGAACGGATCCATGGTTAAAAGATACAGATGGGGACGGCATTAGTGATTACGATGAGATTCGTACTTATAAAACAGATCCATTAAATCCTGATACAGACGGAGACGGGCTTGAAGATGGATTGGAACTGGAGCAGGGTTTTGATCCTCTAAAGTCTGATACCGGTAACAGTGGTGTTTTGGATTCAGAAAAATTTGTCAGCATGAATTTGTCCGAAGAAACTCTAAGTGACGTTTTGACTCCTGAAAACAGAGCAATTCCTTCAATAAAAGTGTTCGGCGTACCTGATTTTGATATTAATACTACTGTGGAAAATGCGTCTGAGCATGAGAGTGTTAAAAACATTGTTGGCGTGGTGGGATTTCCTATAGACATAAAAACTGATGAGGATTTTGAAAGTGCGCAGATAAGTTTTAAAATAAGTGAAGAAGTTTAA
- a CDS encoding class I adenylate-forming enzyme family protein — protein MPITEFLERNAALYGSEKCLTEINLDLQESHNVIWREYELIENNPAGEYRRDMTWKVFDEKANRFANLLIKRGIKKGDKVAILLMNCLEWLPIYFGILKAGAVAVPLNFRYTAEEIKYCLELSDSIALVFGPEFIGRIENIYDQIIPKIKLLLFAGENRPSFAESYDRLTANCPSEAPKVEITDDDDAAIYFSSGTTGFPKAILHAHRSLVSACYTEQKHHGQTREDNFLCIPPLYHTGAKMHWFGSLLSGSKAVLLRGIKPEWILRTVSEEKITIVWLLVPWAQDILDAIERGDVKLEDYDLSQWRLMHIGAQPVPPSLIRRWKKYFPHHLYDTNYGLSESAGPGCVHLGVENIHKVGAIGLPGYNWEAKIVDENGCPVKQGEVGELAVKGPGVMKCYYKDPEATAAVLKDGWLLTGDMARMDEDGFIYLVDRKKDVIISGGENIYPVQIEDFLRSHEAIKDAAVIGLPDKRLGEIAAAIIELKPGFECTEEEINKFCLVLPRYKRPRKIIFDKVPRNPTGKIEKPRLREKYGVVALVEAETIS, from the coding sequence ATGCCGATTACTGAATTTTTGGAACGCAATGCTGCGTTGTACGGTAGTGAAAAGTGCCTGACGGAGATAAATCTTGACCTTCAGGAGAGTCATAATGTCATATGGCGTGAGTATGAACTCATCGAAAACAATCCGGCAGGGGAATATCGCAGAGATATGACCTGGAAGGTTTTTGACGAAAAAGCAAATCGGTTTGCAAATCTCTTGATTAAAAGAGGAATCAAAAAGGGCGACAAGGTGGCTATACTTTTAATGAACTGTTTGGAATGGCTGCCTATTTATTTTGGGATATTGAAGGCGGGTGCTGTCGCAGTACCGTTGAATTTCCGCTATACAGCCGAGGAAATAAAATACTGTCTTGAGTTGTCCGATTCCATAGCATTGGTTTTTGGTCCTGAATTTATCGGTCGCATAGAGAATATTTACGACCAGATAATACCCAAAATAAAATTATTGTTGTTTGCCGGAGAAAACCGTCCTTCCTTTGCCGAAAGTTATGACCGTCTGACGGCAAATTGTCCTTCCGAAGCACCAAAGGTTGAAATTACCGATGATGACGATGCGGCAATATATTTTTCATCAGGAACCACAGGATTTCCAAAGGCAATTTTGCATGCCCACAGAAGCCTTGTGTCGGCTTGCTATACGGAGCAGAAACATCATGGCCAGACACGGGAGGATAATTTTTTGTGTATTCCGCCCCTTTATCATACCGGTGCGAAAATGCACTGGTTCGGAAGTTTGCTGTCAGGCAGCAAAGCAGTATTGCTAAGGGGTATTAAGCCGGAATGGATATTAAGGACGGTTTCAGAAGAGAAAATTACAATTGTATGGCTTCTTGTCCCGTGGGCCCAGGATATCCTGGATGCCATTGAAAGAGGAGACGTAAAACTGGAAGATTATGACCTTTCCCAGTGGAGACTTATGCATATCGGTGCACAGCCGGTGCCTCCCAGCTTGATTCGTCGCTGGAAAAAGTACTTCCCGCATCATCTTTACGATACCAACTACGGCTTGAGTGAGTCTGCGGGACCGGGATGTGTGCATCTGGGTGTGGAGAATATTCACAAAGTAGGTGCCATAGGCTTGCCGGGTTATAATTGGGAGGCTAAAATTGTGGATGAAAACGGATGCCCTGTAAAACAGGGAGAAGTAGGTGAACTGGCTGTCAAAGGTCCCGGTGTGATGAAGTGCTATTACAAAGATCCGGAGGCTACTGCCGCAGTGCTGAAAGACGGCTGGCTTTTAACCGGTGACATGGCGAGAATGGATGAAGATGGATTCATTTATCTGGTGGACCGCAAGAAAGACGTAATTATCAGCGGAGGAGAAAATATATATCCTGTGCAGATTGAGGATTTCCTAAGGTCGCATGAGGCAATCAAGGATGCGGCGGTAATTGGACTTCCGGACAAGCGCCTTGGTGAAATAGCGGCCGCCATTATAGAATTGAAACCGGGCTTTGAGTGCACTGAAGAGGAAATAAACAAATTCTGTCTCGTACTGCCGCGTTACAAACGACCTCGTAAAATTATTTTTGACAAAGTACCGAGAAATCCAACAGGAAAGATTGAAAAGCCGCGTTTGAGGGAAAAATATGGTGTGGTAGCTTTGGTGGAAGCAGAAACAATAAGCTGA